One region of Citrus sinensis cultivar Valencia sweet orange chromosome 6, DVS_A1.0, whole genome shotgun sequence genomic DNA includes:
- the LOC102611213 gene encoding trihelix transcription factor GT-3b: protein MEGHHQHHQHHHHHHQQQQIHQQQQQQHLQHPPHISVNVDTSDRFPQWSVQETKEFLVIRAELDRSFMETKRNKLLWEVISTRMREKGYNRSAEQCKCKWKNLVTRYKGCETMEPEAMRQQFPFYNELQAIFASRMQRMLWAETEGGSKKKAAAAVQLSSEEEDFNEESEGEKGNVMRKKKKSKSSTGGAGASGSGSASSSHNFKEILEEFMKQQMQMEMQWREAFEARENERRIKEMEWRQTMEALENERIMMDRRLREREEQRRMREEARAEKRDALITALLNKLRREDM, encoded by the exons ATGGAGGGACATCATCAGCACcatcaacatcatcatcatcatcatcaacaacagcAAATAcatcagcagcagcagcaacagcaTCTGCAGCATCCTCCTCATATCAGTGTTAACGTGGATACAAGTGATAGGTTTCCCCAATGGAGTGTTCAAGAAACGAAGGAGTTTTTGGTGATCAGAGCGGAGCTGGATCGTAGTTTCATGGAAACCAAGAGAAACAAGCTTCTATGGGAAGTTATTTCCACAAGGATGAGAGAAAAGGGTTACAATCGCAGCGCTGAACAGTGCAAATGCAAGTGGAAAAACCTCGTTACCCGTTATAAg GGATGTGAGACGATGGAGCCGGAGGCTATGAGGCAGCAATTCCCGTTTTATAATGAGCTGCAGGCGATATTTGCTTCGAGGATGCAAAGAATGCTGTGGGCGGAAACTGAGGGAGGGTCGAAAAAGAAAGCAGCTGCAGCGGTGCAATTATCTTCTGAGGAGGAGGATTTTAACGAAGAGAGCGAAGGCGAAAAGGGTAACGtgatgaggaagaagaagaagagcaagAGCAGTACCGGGGGCGCTGGCGCTAGTGGAAGTGGGAGTGCGAGTAGCAGCCATAATTTCAAAGAGATATTGGAGGAGTTTATGAAGCAACAGATGCAAATGGAAATGCAATGGAGGGAAGCATTTGAAGCGAGGGAAAATGAGAGGAGAATAAAGGAAATGGAGTGGCGACAAACGATGGAGGCATTGGAGAACGAGAGGATAATGATGGACAGAAGattgagagaaagagaagagcAAAGAAGAATGAGAGAAGAAGCTAGGGCTGAGAAGAGAGATGCTCTTATTACTGCACTTTTAAACAAGCTTAGAAGAGAAGACATGTAG
- the LOC102611497 gene encoding uncharacterized protein LOC102611497 isoform X2 — MADSIQSADSGCFKGLLRRLLCRGSLQTHPSDQIIPEPKEPDEFNEQKPEAKIEASGAPGLVARLMGLDSLPEAKSVPKGRAPESVTRSRSVNFMEYLLELHVAQAHQHRRVRTSVSFREVPTMSRQQNQDSFVLYLGKEDERNMGLKVRKGKASVDSGGMKKKKEEKIKSKKKENEGTSKKVSKFIDEPRRVSVKRSAKIKNCKGAKDFGVVLPAKNCGNKEPEAALKTRKKGPVMPMHQKEVPTRGKISNKSKHQLSVLDVSDFSIFDDTQLSDEKRCMELNSKSLHSLMTANCDYPSSCSARTLSYHDLDQLRVIKKKENESMDNQMVDYYAELATKIHKVTEEAILQSNWVPEKVLNFEDLEELCMELGQHILAILLQQMIAELVGSNTDVCAL, encoded by the exons ATGGCTGATAGCATACAAAGTGCCGATTCCGGGTGCTTTAAAGGACTTCTACGGCGGCTTTTATGCCGAGGAAGTCTTCAAACACACCCATCTGATCAGATTATTCCTGAGCCGAAGGAACCTGATGAGTTCAATGAGCAAAAACCTGAGGCCAAAATCGAAGCTTCAGGGGCTCCAGGACTGGTTGCCAGGCTAATGGGGCTGGACTCATTGCCAGAAGCCAAGTCGGTACCAAAAGGAAGAGCTCCAGAGTCAGTTACCAGAAGCAGGTCTGTGAACTTTATGGAGTACTTGCTGGAGCTTCATGTGGCACAAGCTCATCAGCACCGCAGAGTGAGGACTTCGGTGTCGTTTCGGGAGGTGCCAACTATGTCGCGGCAGCAGAATCAGGATTCGTTTGTTCTGTACTTGGGTAAAGAAGATGAAAGGAATATGGGATTGAAAgtgagaaaaggaaaagctTCTGTAGATTCTGGGggaatgaagaagaagaaagaagagaaaattaagagcaAGAAAAAGGAGAATGAAGGGACCAGCAAGAAAGTTTCCAAGTTCATTGATGAGCCCAGGAGAGTTTCTGTTAAGCGTTCAGCAAAGATTAAGAACTGTAAAGGAGCCAAGGATTTTGGTGTTGTGTTGCCTGCTAAGAATTGTGGCAACAAAGAACCCGAAGCTGCTCTGAAGACGAGGAAGAAGGGTCCAGTGATGCCAATGCATCAAAAAGAAGTTCCAACTAGAGGTAAAATCAGTAACAAGAGTAAGCATCAGCTT TCTGTCCTTGATGTCAGCGATTTTTCTATCTTTGACGACACTCAATTATCAG ATGAAAAAAGATGCATGGAATTGAATTCCAAGAGTTTGCATTCACTAATGACTGCAAACTGCGACTACCCATCTTCGTGTTCCGCTCGCACGTTGAGCTATCACGATCTTGATCAGCTAAGAGTGatcaagaagaaagaaaatgagtcaATGGATAATCAAATGGTAGATTATTACGCGGAATTAGCGACCAAGATTCACAAAGTTACAGAGGAAGCTATATTGCAGTCCAATTGGGTGCCTGAAAAAGTGCTAAATTTCGAAGATCTTGAAGAACTGTGCATGGAACTTGGGCAGCACATCCTTGCGATTTTACTGCAGCAGATGATAGCGGAACTTGTGGGATCGAACACGGACGTTTGTGCTCTGTGA
- the LOC102611497 gene encoding uncharacterized protein LOC102611497 isoform X1, producing MADSIQSADSGCFKGLLRRLLCRGSLQTHPSDQIIPEPKEPDEFNEQKPEAKIEASGAPGLVARLMGLDSLPEAKSVPKGRAPESVTRSRSVNFMEYLLELHVAQAHQHRRVRTSVSFREVPTMSRQQNQDSFVLYLGKEDERNMGLKVRKGKASVDSGGMKKKKEEKIKSKKKENEGTSKKVSKFIDEPRRVSVKRSAKIKNCKGAKDFGVVLPAKNCGNKEPEAALKTRKKGPVMPMHQKEVPTRGKISNKSKHQLVIEEVKPAECSSENSSPVSVLDVSDFSIFDDTQLSDEKRCMELNSKSLHSLMTANCDYPSSCSARTLSYHDLDQLRVIKKKENESMDNQMVDYYAELATKIHKVTEEAILQSNWVPEKVLNFEDLEELCMELGQHILAILLQQMIAELVGSNTDVCAL from the exons ATGGCTGATAGCATACAAAGTGCCGATTCCGGGTGCTTTAAAGGACTTCTACGGCGGCTTTTATGCCGAGGAAGTCTTCAAACACACCCATCTGATCAGATTATTCCTGAGCCGAAGGAACCTGATGAGTTCAATGAGCAAAAACCTGAGGCCAAAATCGAAGCTTCAGGGGCTCCAGGACTGGTTGCCAGGCTAATGGGGCTGGACTCATTGCCAGAAGCCAAGTCGGTACCAAAAGGAAGAGCTCCAGAGTCAGTTACCAGAAGCAGGTCTGTGAACTTTATGGAGTACTTGCTGGAGCTTCATGTGGCACAAGCTCATCAGCACCGCAGAGTGAGGACTTCGGTGTCGTTTCGGGAGGTGCCAACTATGTCGCGGCAGCAGAATCAGGATTCGTTTGTTCTGTACTTGGGTAAAGAAGATGAAAGGAATATGGGATTGAAAgtgagaaaaggaaaagctTCTGTAGATTCTGGGggaatgaagaagaagaaagaagagaaaattaagagcaAGAAAAAGGAGAATGAAGGGACCAGCAAGAAAGTTTCCAAGTTCATTGATGAGCCCAGGAGAGTTTCTGTTAAGCGTTCAGCAAAGATTAAGAACTGTAAAGGAGCCAAGGATTTTGGTGTTGTGTTGCCTGCTAAGAATTGTGGCAACAAAGAACCCGAAGCTGCTCTGAAGACGAGGAAGAAGGGTCCAGTGATGCCAATGCATCAAAAAGAAGTTCCAACTAGAGGTAAAATCAGTAACAAGAGTAAGCATCAGCTTGTAATTGAGGAAGTGAAGCCAGCTGAATGTAGCTCAGAAAATTCAAGTCCAGTTTCTGTCCTTGATGTCAGCGATTTTTCTATCTTTGACGACACTCAATTATCAG ATGAAAAAAGATGCATGGAATTGAATTCCAAGAGTTTGCATTCACTAATGACTGCAAACTGCGACTACCCATCTTCGTGTTCCGCTCGCACGTTGAGCTATCACGATCTTGATCAGCTAAGAGTGatcaagaagaaagaaaatgagtcaATGGATAATCAAATGGTAGATTATTACGCGGAATTAGCGACCAAGATTCACAAAGTTACAGAGGAAGCTATATTGCAGTCCAATTGGGTGCCTGAAAAAGTGCTAAATTTCGAAGATCTTGAAGAACTGTGCATGGAACTTGGGCAGCACATCCTTGCGATTTTACTGCAGCAGATGATAGCGGAACTTGTGGGATCGAACACGGACGTTTGTGCTCTGTGA
- the LOC127903121 gene encoding uncharacterized protein LOC127903121 produces the protein MAATSSGTPRVRLELVEKMENLEAQVKLLSEKQNITAAPMPMTYQSPFTMEIRTAALPETFAMPQIPQYSGTTDPSEHAELYRDQMLIKGVDESAMCRMFTHTLTGPAKSWFRSLKAGSISSLHQLLSEFTKEFSYASTKDRVASKLAFIKQREADPLAEYVSRFHQEVLRTGAFGNQYTLTHFEKNLRLGKLWRSFQKKRPLSYGEARSRALQQVEMDEKCQLKRQEDKADVTKNKEKPKRVEAPIPRVPRARSPPRAALRGRGYNPQGASRVPQPPRSPPPDQREPPPRPRYESYHPLNRSPEQIFYHIRDSGLLRPPKPMKKYPNMKRSLKYCEFHEDFGHSTAECFTLREEIESLILSGYLKEFVAGMREARKSAEHDKGKRVADGSPEREVPPGHKKGVYVRMIMGGPTLAGQSRRAIKGYGRSLSITTNMGREVNLNEWGTPKVPHHPPPILFTEKDAEGISYPHDDAFVITLKVATGKVARTLVDTGSSVDIIFKSALDQLLIESPKITPYATPLIGFAGDMVIPKGIITLPVTLGKVPHRVVHMIDFLIVDHPGAYNIILGRPFLVATKAVVSMHYLTMKVPAAQEVITIKGDQQSARGCYSVASKVTYQIASDPPMKGYPSGSQPTPSPSKRALARQRRTVLKKSPQVAHPREKLEFSPRGMEAVTGDSSRVPDGDQEEPKCEVEAPLDPRILKDEMRGTPVEDLISVSICATDPTKTVKVGSNLSEEQREKLITFLCEHLDVFAWFHSDIPGIPHSLSCHKLNVSPHNKPVKQKRRAFNQERYDAIEQEVDRLLAARFIREAVHPDWVSNVVLVKKSNGKWRMCVDFTDLNKSCPKDSFPLPRVDQLVDATAGHEMLSFMDAFSGYN, from the coding sequence ATGGCGGCGACATCATCAGGTACACCGAGGGTACGCCTCGAACTTGTGGAAAAGATGGAGAACCTGGAAGCCCAAGTGAAGCTCCTCTCCGAGAAGCAAAACATCACAGCTGCACCAATGCCAATGACCTACCAATCGCCATTCACTATGGAGATTAGGACAGCAGCTCTCCCCGAGACGTTCGCCATGCCTCAAATACCCCAATACTCGGGTACCACTGATCCCTCGGAGCATGCTGAGCTATACCGTGACCAAATGCTTATTAAGGGTGTAGATGAGAGCGCCATGTGTAGGATgtttacacacacactcacGGGCCCCGCGAAGTCATGGTTTCGCTCTTTGAAAGCGGGTAGCATATCTTCCTTACACCAATTGTTATCTGAATTTACTAAAGAGTTTTCCTATGCTTCCACTAAAGATAGGGTAGCCTCCAAACTTGCCTTTATCAAGCAAAGGGAAGCCGATCCTTTGGCGGAGTATGTAAGTCGTTTCCACCAAGAGGTGCTGCGGACCGGAGCATTTGGAAACCAATACACATTGacccattttgagaaaaatttgCGGTTGGGCAAGTTATGGCGTTCTTTTCAAAAGAAGCGTCCACTTTCATATGGGGAAGCCCGTTCTCGGGCGTTACAACAAGTGGAGATGGACGAAAAATGCCAATTGAAGCGCCAAGAAGATAAGGCCGATGTTACAAAGAACAAGGAGAAGCCCAAGAGGGTGGAGGCCCCAATACCGCGGGTACCCCGAGCACGGAGCCCTCCACGGGCTGCCTTGCGGGGACGAGGGTATAACCCTCAGGGTGCCTCAAGGGTACCCCAACCTCCAAGATCGCCACCACCGGATCAGCGAGAGCCACCGCCGAGGCCTCGGTATGAATCTTACCACCCACTGAATCGATCCCCAGAGCAGATCTTCTACCATATTCGGGATAGTGGCCTCCTCCGCCCTCCTAAGCCAATGAAGAAGTACCCCAACATGAAGCGTAGCCTGAAGTATTGCGAGTTCCATGAGGACTTTGGTCACAGCACGGCCGAGTGCTTCACCTTgcgagaagaaattgaatctttgatTCTCAGCGGGTACCTCAAAGAATTTGTTGCTGGCATGAGAGAAGCTCGGAAATCTGCGGAACATGATAAAGGCAAGCGGGTAGCTGATGGCAGTCCCGAACGAGAGGTACCCCCTGGACACAAGAAAGGCGTGTATGTCCGAATGATCATGGGCGGACCGACTTTAGCGGGCCAATCTAGGAGGGCTATCAAAGGCTATGGTAGATCGTTGTCGATAACCACCAATATGGGCAGAGAAGTCAACCTTAATGAATGGGGTACACCGAAGGTACCCCACCATCCCCCGCCTATCCTTTTTACAGAAAAAGATGCGGAGGGCATCTCGTACCCCCACGACGATGCCTTCGTAATTACGTTGAAGGTTGCCACTGGTAAGGTAGCAAGAACTCTCGTAGATACCGGTAGCTCCGTTGACATCATTTTCAAAAGCGCCTTGGATCAACTATTGATTGAGTCGCCAAAGATCACCCCATATGCTACGCCTCTTATTGGGTTCGCCGGAGATATGGTTATACCAAAAGGCATCATTACGCTGCCCGTTACACTTGGTAAGGTACCTCACCGTGTTGTTCAtatgattgattttcttattgtaGATCACCCGGGTGCCTACAATATTATATTGGGTAGGCCGTTCTTAGTAGCAACTAAAGCGGTGGTATCCATGCACTACCTCACCATGAAAGTCCCGGCCGCCCAAGAAGTTATCACCATTAAAGGGGACCAGCAATCGGCTCGTGGATGTTATTCCGTGGCCTCCAAAGTCACTTACCAAATAGCTTCAGATCCGCCAATGAAGGGGTACCCTAGTGGCAGCCAACCCACACCTTCCCCCTCAAAGCGAGCACTTGCTAGACAGCGGAGAACAGTACTGAAAAAATCTCCTCAAGTAGCCCACCCACGAGAAAAGTTGGAGTTTTCACCAAGGGGGATGGAAGCAGTTACGGGGGATAGCTCGAGGGTACCCGACGGGGACCAGGAGGAGCCCAAATGTGAAGTTGAGGCACCTTTGGATCCCCGAATATTGAAAGATGAAATGCGGGGTACCCCAGTTGAAGATCTTATTTCAGTCTCGATTTGCGCCACCGACCCAACAAAGACAGTGAAAGTAGGCTCCAACCTCTCGGAGGAACAAAGGGAAAAACTCATCACCTTCCTATGTGAGCACCTCGATGTATTTGCTTGGTTTCACTCGGATATACCGGGTATCCCACATTCTCTCTCTTGTCACAAACTCAATGTCAGCCCGCATAATAAACCGGTCAAACAGAAGCGTCGCGCCTTCAATCAAGAGAGGTACGATGCAATTGAACAAGAGGTAGACCGCCTATTAGCAGCACGGTTTATTCGGGAAGCAGTGCACCCCGATTGGGTGTCCAACGTTGTTCTTGTCAAGAAATCAAACGGAAAGTGGCGCATGTGCGTGGACTTCACCGACTTGAATAAGTCCTGCCCCAAGGATAGCTTCCCGCTTCCTCGGGTGGACCAACTGGTTGATGCAACAGCGGGGCATGAAATGCTTAGTTTTATGGACGCCTTCTCCGGGTACAACTAA
- the LOC102623630 gene encoding uncharacterized protein LOC102623630: MGKKHTGPPMKRRKVGVSGVDNPPTGSPSHISISEGDRSPPSSSRSRNSRSEPPPPRSTPRVSPRFPSRRPTPHPRKKGKPTKPKVPAHSSDQPPKSPPATPSKSSNPFSLGIRRATLGELEQIRAKYNIPPSVQLRVPHVNERPECPKSDGIALHIDLFDLGLRLPLQQFFMKMFSYLGVAPGQLSLPGWRTLTGLHVLWLEVVKRDISIRELRGLYQFKKPKGPGIAYFSPWGDHGHIVEGNPALKKGYRNGWFVAEGRWGTETLGEKGDPVEVPHSFNVDCVTWAKGSCPVQEVGREVKKFMDRLRGAQRGSDVLEESRLWRAWLIDRSPTPAPGGDSFMESTGDAFDAFFQAVVGGASGSQDSAVPPKGSRPPRAPGPKGKSQGTSHSGSKGTPRSKKRKFGLVSTFPDELREGDLDPASNNEVSHLARHFYYSAENVTSEVAEEVDKMSLSQRYGQALRATQEASFLLSHCLPDLDSLVAAQSEVDKLRSELQSRQSREDQLAREVKTLQERIAGLSGEKARVEKDCEEFRATNGDLLSR; this comes from the exons ATGGGCAAAAAGCACACGGGACCCCCGATGAAGCGACGTAAAGTTGGGGTTAGTGGGGTTGACAACCCTCCTACGGGTTCCCCTTCCCACATCTCCATCAGCGAGGGGGATCGGTCCCCCCCTAGTTCCTCTAGGAGTCGCAATTCTCGTTCTGAGCCCCCTCCTCCTAGGAGTACCCCTCGTGTCAGCCCACGCTTTCCTAGTAGACGGCCTACCCCCCATCCTCGAAAGAAGGGTAAGCCAACCAAGCCTAAGGTTCCAGCTCATTCCTCGGACCAACCGCCTAAATCTCCCCCTGCCACACCTTCAAAATCTAGCAACCCTTTTTCCCTAGGCATTAGGAGGGCTACTTTGGGGGAGTTGGAGCAAATTAGAGCCAAATACAATATTCCTCCGTCTGTCCAGCTTAGGGTACCCCATGTGAATGAGCGACCCGAGTGTCCAAAGTCTGATGGGATTGCTCTCCATATCGACCTCTTCGATCTAGGACTCCGCCTGCCCCTCCAACAATTCtttatgaaaatgtttagTTATTTGGGGGTAGCTCCTGGGCAGCTGTCCCTTCCAGGATGGAGGACACTGACAGGCTTACATGTGTTATGGTTGGAGGTCGTGAAGCGCGACATTTCTATTCGGGAGTTGAGGGGCCTTTACCAATTCAAGAAGCCTAAGGGTCCCGGCATTGCTTACTTCTCCCCCTGGGGTGATCATGGCCACATCGTTGAGGGGAACCCCGCCTTGAAGAAGGGTTACCGAAATGGATGGTTCGTCGCTGAGGGTAGGTGGGGGACAGAGACTCTAGGTGAGAAGGGCGACCCCGTGGAGGTTCCTCATTCCTTCAATGTAGACT GTGTGACATGGGCTAAAGGATCATGCCCAGTTCAGGAGGTGGGGAGAGAGGTGAAGAAATTTATGGACAGGCTTCGAGGTGCACAGAGGGGTAGTGATGTGCTGGAGGAAAGCCGATTATGGAGAGCATGGCTGATTGACCGAAGTCCTACACCTGCTCCTGGGGGTGACTCAT TCATGGAATCGACAGGTGATGCTTTTGACGCCTTCTTCCAAGCGGTAGTGGGCGGTGCTTCCGGATCTCAGGATTCGGCGGTACCCCCGAAAGGCTCCCGACCTCCTCGAGCTCCCGGTCCAAAGGGGAAATCTCAGGGTACCTCCCACAGCGGGTCGAAGGGTACCCCTCGCtcgaagaagagaaaattcgGGCTGGTTTCTACTTTTCCCGATGAGTTACGTGAGGGTGACTTAGACCCGGCTTCTAATAATGAGGTTTCGCACTTGGCTCGCCACTTTTACTACTCTGCTGAAAATGTTACCTCCGAGGTTGCTGAAGAGGTTGACAAGATGAGCTTGAGCCAGCGTTACGGTCAAGCACTTAGGGCTACCCAAGAG GCATCCTTTCTCCTTAGCCACTGCCTTCCGGATCTCGACTCCCTTGTTGCCGCACAGTCAGAGGTCGACAAGTTAAGGAGTGAGCTTCAAAGCCGTCAATCTCGTGAGGATCAGCTTGCTCGAGAAGTTAAAACTCTGCAAGAACGCATTGCTGGCCTATCGGGAGAGAAAGCTAGGGTGGAGAAGGATTGTGAGGAGTTTAGGGCCACCAACGGGGATCTGCTATCTCGGTAA
- the LOC102611986 gene encoding omega-3 fatty acid desaturase, chloroplastic-like, translating into MASWVLSECGLKPLPHIFPRPRTGINPSKARFLHSKKSLTDLKLPLVKCSGDFSRDRNWGLKVSAPLRVAPLEGEDEEERINGVNGIGNNKGVEEEEGSEFDPGAPPPFKLADIRAAIPKHCWVKDPWKSMSYVVRDVVVVFGLAAAAAYLNNWVVWPLYWAAQGTMFWALFVLGHDCGHGSFSNDHKLNSVVGHLLHSSILVPYHGWRISHRTHHQNHGHVENDESWHPLSEKIYRTLDSATRFLRFKIPFPLLAYPFYLWSRSPGKSGSHFDPNSDLFVPSERKDVITSTVCWTAMAALLVGLSFVMGPMQLLKLYGLPYWIFVMWLDLVTYLHHHGHEDKLPWYRGKEWSYLRGGLTTLDRDYGWFNNIHHDIGTHVIHHLFPQIPHYHLIEATEAARPVLGKYYREPKKSGPIPFNLFGDLIRSMSKDHYVSDNGDVVYYQTDPQLNGSSKSG; encoded by the exons ATGGCGAGTTGGGTTCTTTCAGAATGTGGCTTAAAGCCTCTGCCTCATATTTTTCCGAGGCCAAGGACTGGAATCAATCCCTCAAAGGCCAGGTTTTTGCACTCAAAAAAGAGTTTAACAGATCTAAAGCTCCCATTAGTTAAATGTTCGGGTGATTTTTCTAGAGACAGGAACTGGGGTCTTAAAGTTAGTGCTCCACTGAGGGTGGCACCACTTGAGGGGGAGGATGAAGAAGAGAGAATCAACGGTGTTAATGGGATTGGAAATAACAAAGGAGTCGAAGAAGAAGAGGGATCTGAATTTGATCCTGGGGCTCCTCCTCCTTTCAAGCTAGCTGATATTAGAGCTGCTATTCCAAAGCATTGTTGGGTTAAGGATCCTTGGAAGTCTATGAGCTATGTTGTTAGAGATGTTGTGGTGGTTTTTGGCttggctgctgctgctgcttatTTGAACAATTGGGTTGTTTGGCCTTTGTACTGGGCTGCTCAGGGAACCATGTTTTGGGCTCTTTTTGTGCTCGGTCATGATTG TGGTCATGGAAGCTTTTCAAATGATCACAAGTTGAATAGTGTGGTGGGGCATCTGCTGCATTCTTCAATTCTGGTTCCTTATCATGGATG GAGAATTAGCCACAGGACTCATCATCAAAACCATGGGCATGTTGAGAATGATGAATCCTGGCACCCG TTGTCTGAGAAAATTTACAGGACTTTGGATAGTGCAACAAGATTTTTGAGATTCAAAATTCCTTTTCCCTTGCTTGCATATCCCTTTTATCTT TGGAGTAGGAGTCCGGGGAAGTCTGGTTCTCACTTTGACCCTAACAGTGACCTGTTTGTCCCAAGTGAGAGGAAGGATGTGATCACTTCAACAGTATGCTGGACGGCCATGGCTGCTTTGCTAGTGGGTTTATCATTTGTAATGGGTCCTATGCAGTTGCTTAAACTCTATGGCCTTCCATATTGG atttttgtcATGTGGCTGGACCTTGTGACTTACTTGCATCACCATGGGCATGAAGACAAACTTCCGTGGTATCGTGGAAAG GAATGGAGTTACTTAAGGGGAGGGCTCACAACACTTGATCGTGACTATGGATGGTTCAATAACATCCACCACGATATTGGAACCCACGTCATACATCACCTCTTCCCTCAGATCCCGCATTACCACTTAATAGAAGCA ACTGAGGCTGCTAGACCAGTTCTTGGAAAATATTACCGTGAGCCAAAGAAATCGGGACCGATACCTTTTAACCTTTTTGGAGATTTAATTAGAAGCATGAGTAAAGACCACTATGTTAGTGACAATGGCGATGTTGTTTACTACCAGACCGACCCACAGCTTAACGGCTCTTCAAAATCAGGGTAA
- the LOC102612782 gene encoding selT-like protein, producing MLFIFIYIYVFVCAYILYKKFVNVSEFDDEMQKPSSSIASGIGVGHVISISFCTSYSYRGHAMTTKHMLEEAFPGITVTLANHPRPLLKRLMGIVIPILQGGVIVIIMGGEQIFQKLGYMKPPPWYYSLRANRHGTIITTWFLGNYIKSCLKNSGAFEVFCDGELVFSKLMEQRFPGEFELRELVSRKLYNLRNSEGFSGGLW from the exons ATgctcttcattttcatataCATTTACGTATTCGTATGTGCGTATATTCtatacaaaaaatttgtaaatgtcTCAGagtttgatgatgaaatgcAGAAACCCAGCAGCAGTATTGCATCTGGGATTGGCGTTGGCCACGTCATTAGCATTAGCTTTTGCACTTCTTATTCTTACAG AGGACATGCAATGACAACAAAACACATGCTGGAAGAAGCATTTCCGGGAATCACTGTAACTCTAGCAAACCATCCTCGTCCACTTCTAAAACGTTTGATGGGCATAGTGATACCGATTTTACAAGGAGGAGTTATTGTTATAATAATGGGGGGTGAACAAATTTTCCAGAAATTGGGGTACATGAAACCACCCCCTTGGTACTACTCCTTGAGAGCAAACAGACACGGAACTATTATTACCACTTGGTTTCTCGGAAACTACATTAAATCCTGCCTCAAGAATTCTGGGGCTTTTGAAGTTTTTTGCGACGGCGAATTG GTTTTCTCTAAGCTAATGGAGCAGAGGTTTCCGGGTGAGTTCGAGTTACGGGAGCTTGTCAGCAGGAAActatataatttaagaaattcTGAAGGCTTTTCAGGAGGTTTATGGTAA